A section of the Triticum dicoccoides isolate Atlit2015 ecotype Zavitan chromosome 7A, WEW_v2.0, whole genome shotgun sequence genome encodes:
- the LOC119332583 gene encoding U-box domain-containing protein 41-like, with product MGTARLRWRPFAASSPASSASSSPSSSFTTTVDPPAEFLCPISGTLMADPVIVPPGQTIERACIQACAALAFYPPAVAGLPSSPLVLIPNVALRSAILNWCERLGLPHPSPLSLDTAGDIVRRLMPPRQEQRSQVNYEPAPQPQPSSVRTRNRYSVDYSARDDFVQEPKPLEEEIMAVLGADGASPAEQKATMASLRQATRESKEMRTQLCTPRLLAALRPMLLSADAGIQVNAAAVMVNLSLEAENKVRIVRSGAVSPLVDVLRVGHPEARDHAAGAIYSLAVEDENRAAIGVLGAIPPLLELFSSGGAGHRARREAGMALYHVSLAGMNRSKIARTPGVVRTLLATAEARDRGNEADADAAALRKLAVMILANLAGCPEGRAALMDGGTVAAIVGIMRSGSAAPGSAEEEYCISALYGMSRGSLRFRGLARAAGVEAALMPVAESDGGVGRDMARRTLRAMRGEDDEVALTASGILGREWDDASVVSEGMVSLRRPPHHRSNYAGPSGSNTTQF from the coding sequence ATGGGCACCGCCCGGCTGCGGTGGAGGCCATTCGCGGCCTCCTCACCGGCGTCCTCCGCGTCCTCGTCGCCGTCCTCATCGTTCACGACCACGGTGGACCCGCCGGCGGAGTTCCTCTGCCCCATCTCCGGCACGCTCATGGCGGACCCCGTCATCGTGCCGCCGGGCCAGACCATCGAGCGCGCCTGCATCCAGGCCTGCGCCGCGCTGGCCTTCTACCCGCCCGCCGTCGCCGGCCTCCCGTCGTCTCCCCTCGTGCTCATCCCCAACGTCGCGCTCCGCTCCGCCATCCTCAACTGGTGCGAGCGCCTCGGCCTGCCCCACCCTTCCCCTCTCTCCCTCGACACCGCCGGCGACATCGTCCGCCGCCTCATGCCGCCGCGCCAGGAGCAGAGGTCGCAGGTGAACTACGAGCCGGCCCCGCAGCCACAGCCCTCCTCCGTCCGGACAAGAAACCGCTACAGCGTCGACTACAGCGCCCGCGACGACTTCGTGCAGGAGCCGAAGCCGCTGGAGGAGGAGATCATGGCCGTGCTCGGCGCGGACGGCGCCAGCCCCGCGGAGCAGAAGGCGACGATGGCCTCTCTGCGGCAGGCGACGCGGGAGAGCAAAGAGATGCGGACGCAGCTCTGCACGCCGCGGCTGCTCGCCGCGCTCCGGCCGATGCTGCTGTCCGCTGACGCCGGCATCCAGGTCAACGCGGCCGCGGTCATGGTGAACCTGTCGCTCGAGGCGGAGAACAAGGTGCGGATCGTGCGGTCCGGAGCGGTGTCGCCGCTCGTCGACGTGCTCCGGGTCGGCCACCCGGAGGCGCGCGACCACGCCGCCGGCGCGATCTACAGCCTCGCGGTGGAGGACGAGAACCGCGCGGCCATCGGCGTGCTGGGCGCGATCCCGCCACTGCTGGAGCTGTTCTCGAGCGGCGGGGCCGGCCACCGCGCGCGCCGCGAGGCCGGCATGGCGCTGTACCACGTCTCGCTCGCCGGGATGAACCGGTCCAAGATCGCGCGCACGCCGGGGGTGGTGCGGACGCTGCTGGCCACGGCGGAGGCGCGGGACCGCGGGAACGAAGCCGACGCCGACGCCGCGGCGCTGCGGAAGCTCGCTGTGATGATCCTGGCGAACCTCGCCGGGTGCCCGGAAGGGAGGGCcgccctgatggacggcggcacggTGGCGGCCATCGTGGGGATCATGCGCAGCGGCTCGGCCGCGCCGGGCAGCGCGGAGGAGGAGTACTGCATATCGGCATTGTACGGGATGAGCCGGGGCAGCCTGAGGTTCCGCGGGCTCGCGCGCGCGGCGGGCGTCGAGGCGGCGCTGATGCCGGTGGCCGAGAGCGACGGCGGGGTCGGGCGGGACATGGCGCGGCGCACGCTCCGGGCGATGCGCGGGGAGGACGACGAGGTGGCGCTGACGGCCTCCGGGATACTCGGGAGGGAGTGGGACGACGCGAGCGTGGTGTCGGAGGGGATGGTGTCGCTCCGGCGGCCGCCGCACCACCGGAGCAACTACGCCGGGCCGTCCGGGTCGAACACGACCCAGTTCTGA
- the LOC119330273 gene encoding protein CREG1-like: MRSPACLAAALLLLALRLPAPAVAGRPLVARDRKPAPSEAAATARWLAAQNTWGVLSTISSDLSGAPFGNVVSYSDGVPGESHGIPYFYLTTLDPTARDALEDERTSFTLSEFPLGTCGKVDPENPTCAKLTLTGKLKVVDHKSPEAALAKAALFSKHPEMEGWPKNHHFEIFKLEIENIFLIDWFGGPKPISPSQYLDYGRDQGSVMFL, translated from the exons ATGCGTTCCCCTGCCTgcctcgccgccgccctcctcctgcTCGCGCTCCGGCTGCCGGCCCCCGCCGTCGCCGGCCGCCCCCTCGTCGCCCGCGACCGCAAGCCCGCCCCGTCCGAGGCCGCGGCCACCGCCAGGTGGCTCGCCGCGCAGAACACCTGGGGCGTCCTCAG CACAATATCAAGTGATCTAAGTGGCGCTCCATTTGG CAATGTAGTTTCATATAGTGATGGGGTACCAGGTGAGAGCCATGGAATTCCCTACTTTTATCTGACTACTCTGGATCCCACTGCAAGAGATGCATTGGAGGATGAAAGGACGTCCTTTACCCTTAGTGAGTTCCCTCTTGGCACTTGTGGGAAGGTTGATCCTGAAAACCCAACATGTGCAAAACTTACTCTTACTGGAAAG TTGAAGGTGGTTGACCATAAGTCACCTGAAGCGGCTTTGGCCAAAGCTGCGCTTTTCAGCAAACACCCTGAAATGGAGG GTTGGCCAAAGAACCACCACTTCGAGATCTTTAAACTGGAAATCGAAAACATATTCTTGATCGACTGGTTTGGGGGTCCTAAACCTATATCTCCTTCACAGTATCTTGATTATGGAAG GGACCAGGGCTCTGTGATGTTCTTGTGA